A single genomic interval of Epinephelus fuscoguttatus linkage group LG22, E.fuscoguttatus.final_Chr_v1 harbors:
- the cbll1 gene encoding E3 ubiquitin-protein ligase Hakai isoform X1, with protein MDQSADNDLQGSDGSGSLGGPDVRRRIPIKLISKQPIRSKPPPRTQRPSSRPCKSEAGEDDSFGFKQEERFDCGAKAGDVFASQRRFPQAMFWDYKLNLIGERDEVPIHFCDKCGLPIQLYGRMIPCKHVFCYDCALLHEKKGEKMCPGLTMYNCTDPVQRIEQCQRGSLYMCSVVPGCKRTYLSQRDLQAHVNHRHMRAAKSSSGRQDPVHLPPASEVPDRFRVPPPHLPKNHVHLPNPLQHGSHDPYSQPPPPTAHEAPPPNALGPETFRIATVTTRKHSNLITVPIQDDSSSREPHSGGPGPAQPPHHHPGDYPGQPPVVSHSHHMMAPPQQHFGPPPPPPPPISHPMQHPPQASGTPHMVYNQAPPPPMSTAPPPITPPPGHIMGQMPPYMNHPPPGPPPQHSGPPVNAPPPHHYNPNSMQQFPEDQGTLSPPFSQPGGLSPGMWPAPRGPPPPRMQGPPPQGQMPGPHHPDQGRYRPYYQ; from the exons ATGGACCAAAGCG CAGACAATGATCTTCAAGGAAGCGATGGTTCTGGGAGTTTGGGAGGCCCAGATGTACGCAGACGAATCCCCATCAAACTCATATCCAAGCAGCCCATAAGGAGCAAACCTCCGCCCCGCACCCAGAGACCCAGCAGCAGACCATGTAAAAGTGAGGCTGGAGAAGATG ATAGCTTTGGCTTCAAGCAAGAGGAGAGGTTTGATTGTGGAGCTAAAGCTGGTGATGTGTTTGCAAGTCAGAGGAGATTCCCCCAGGCAATGTTTTGGGACTATAAG TTAAATCTGATTGGAGAAAGGGATGAAGTACCAATTCACTTTTGTGATAAATGTGGTCTTCCTATCCAGCTCTATGGACGGAtg ATCCcctgcaaacatgttttctgttacgACTGTGCTTTGCTCCACgagaagaaaggagaaaaaatgtGTCCTGG CCTCACCATGTACAACTGCACAGACCCAGTGCAGCGCATTGAGCAGTGCCAGCGTGGTTCCCTCTACATGTGCAGTGTTGTGCCGGGATGCAAGCGCACCTACCTGTCCCAGCGTGACCTGCAGGCCCATGTCAACCACCGCCACATGAGGGCAGCCAAGTCTTCCAGTGGCCGACAGGACCCCGTGCACCTGCCCCCTGCATCCGAGGTCCCTGACCGTTTCCGAGTGCCCCCACCTCACTTACCCAAGAACCATGTTCACCTCCCCAACCCACTCCAGCACGGCAGTCATGACCCCTACAGTCAGCCGCCCCCACCTACAGCTCACGAGGCCCCACCACCGAACGCTCTTGGTCCTGAGACATTCCGCATTGCCACGGTAACAACCCGTAAGCACAGCAATCTCATCACTGTGCCCATCCAAGATGACTCTTCTTCTCGGGAGCCCCATTCTGGAGGGCCAGGCCCTGCTCAGCCTCCCCACCATCATCCCGGGGACTATCCTGGCCAACCACCTGTAGTCTCCCACTCCCACCACATGATGGCGCCACCGCAGCAGCACTTTGGCCCCCcacctcctccgcctcctcctatCAGCCACCCCATGCAGCATCCTCCCCAGGCCTCTGGTACACCACACATGGTGTACAACCAGGCCCCTCCTCCACCCATGTCCACAGCTCCTCCGCCAATCACACCACCACCGGGCCATATCATGGGCCAGATGCCCCCCTATATGAACCACCCGCCCCCAGGACCTCCACCACAACACAGTGGCCCACCCGTCAATGCTCCCCCACCTCATCACTACAACCCCAACTCCATGCAGCAGTTCCCTGAAGACCAGGGCACCCTCAGTCCCCCGTTTAGCCAACCAGGAGGGCTCAGTCCTGGAATGTGGCCCGCTCCAAGAGGGCCCCCACCTCCGCGTATGCAGGGCCCTCCTCCCCAGGGCCAAATGCCTGGACCACACCACCCAGATCAGGGCCGCTACCGGCCTTATTATCAGTAA
- the cbll1 gene encoding E3 ubiquitin-protein ligase Hakai isoform X2 translates to MDQSDNDLQGSDGSGSLGGPDVRRRIPIKLISKQPIRSKPPPRTQRPSSRPCKSEAGEDDSFGFKQEERFDCGAKAGDVFASQRRFPQAMFWDYKLNLIGERDEVPIHFCDKCGLPIQLYGRMIPCKHVFCYDCALLHEKKGEKMCPGLTMYNCTDPVQRIEQCQRGSLYMCSVVPGCKRTYLSQRDLQAHVNHRHMRAAKSSSGRQDPVHLPPASEVPDRFRVPPPHLPKNHVHLPNPLQHGSHDPYSQPPPPTAHEAPPPNALGPETFRIATVTTRKHSNLITVPIQDDSSSREPHSGGPGPAQPPHHHPGDYPGQPPVVSHSHHMMAPPQQHFGPPPPPPPPISHPMQHPPQASGTPHMVYNQAPPPPMSTAPPPITPPPGHIMGQMPPYMNHPPPGPPPQHSGPPVNAPPPHHYNPNSMQQFPEDQGTLSPPFSQPGGLSPGMWPAPRGPPPPRMQGPPPQGQMPGPHHPDQGRYRPYYQ, encoded by the exons ATGGACCAAAGCG ACAATGATCTTCAAGGAAGCGATGGTTCTGGGAGTTTGGGAGGCCCAGATGTACGCAGACGAATCCCCATCAAACTCATATCCAAGCAGCCCATAAGGAGCAAACCTCCGCCCCGCACCCAGAGACCCAGCAGCAGACCATGTAAAAGTGAGGCTGGAGAAGATG ATAGCTTTGGCTTCAAGCAAGAGGAGAGGTTTGATTGTGGAGCTAAAGCTGGTGATGTGTTTGCAAGTCAGAGGAGATTCCCCCAGGCAATGTTTTGGGACTATAAG TTAAATCTGATTGGAGAAAGGGATGAAGTACCAATTCACTTTTGTGATAAATGTGGTCTTCCTATCCAGCTCTATGGACGGAtg ATCCcctgcaaacatgttttctgttacgACTGTGCTTTGCTCCACgagaagaaaggagaaaaaatgtGTCCTGG CCTCACCATGTACAACTGCACAGACCCAGTGCAGCGCATTGAGCAGTGCCAGCGTGGTTCCCTCTACATGTGCAGTGTTGTGCCGGGATGCAAGCGCACCTACCTGTCCCAGCGTGACCTGCAGGCCCATGTCAACCACCGCCACATGAGGGCAGCCAAGTCTTCCAGTGGCCGACAGGACCCCGTGCACCTGCCCCCTGCATCCGAGGTCCCTGACCGTTTCCGAGTGCCCCCACCTCACTTACCCAAGAACCATGTTCACCTCCCCAACCCACTCCAGCACGGCAGTCATGACCCCTACAGTCAGCCGCCCCCACCTACAGCTCACGAGGCCCCACCACCGAACGCTCTTGGTCCTGAGACATTCCGCATTGCCACGGTAACAACCCGTAAGCACAGCAATCTCATCACTGTGCCCATCCAAGATGACTCTTCTTCTCGGGAGCCCCATTCTGGAGGGCCAGGCCCTGCTCAGCCTCCCCACCATCATCCCGGGGACTATCCTGGCCAACCACCTGTAGTCTCCCACTCCCACCACATGATGGCGCCACCGCAGCAGCACTTTGGCCCCCcacctcctccgcctcctcctatCAGCCACCCCATGCAGCATCCTCCCCAGGCCTCTGGTACACCACACATGGTGTACAACCAGGCCCCTCCTCCACCCATGTCCACAGCTCCTCCGCCAATCACACCACCACCGGGCCATATCATGGGCCAGATGCCCCCCTATATGAACCACCCGCCCCCAGGACCTCCACCACAACACAGTGGCCCACCCGTCAATGCTCCCCCACCTCATCACTACAACCCCAACTCCATGCAGCAGTTCCCTGAAGACCAGGGCACCCTCAGTCCCCCGTTTAGCCAACCAGGAGGGCTCAGTCCTGGAATGTGGCCCGCTCCAAGAGGGCCCCCACCTCCGCGTATGCAGGGCCCTCCTCCCCAGGGCCAAATGCCTGGACCACACCACCCAGATCAGGGCCGCTACCGGCCTTATTATCAGTAA